Proteins encoded together in one Asterias rubens chromosome 4, eAstRub1.3, whole genome shotgun sequence window:
- the LOC117289692 gene encoding UPF0489 protein C5orf22 homolog isoform X1, with product MSGKPRHFSDLPVWVVEDHNDVLPHIYRAISSRHLPYQGVTMLHFDSHPDMQIATELDADTVFDKYELFSALSIENWILPAVYAGHIRHLVWIKPPWADQLPEGSRQVVVGKHKESKKLRITWPDGYFMSDCLYAPKEDLECTKDLSVDVVTMDTDIVPRQSNTAPADFKTKTDNPPQSRNSPNQESCSSCGCMPDRSISQSTCASDRNTQSLESEGAVLAKSGCRSCKENKESDLLRLKNSSKTNDNPALSETEGTQTYKGHDKLTSDDVCVTASAAMERGNATILDIDLDFFSTRNPFKEIYPETQFRQLEDLYRFEGPVDDSESALRDCTDERATQLKELELALRLVINGEEKTKEVSDERFKQVKSFIDALRPSLTSEPLDAEMIHMAGLTCDDNGELPHHVSTEAEIDSLMVATETLLSSLPKPVIVTVARSSHDDYCPPEQVDQIQQKLLKILQNTYGKLDVHLDYSNQVDS from the exons ATGTCTGGAAAGCCGAGACATTTTTCTGATCTACCTGTGTGGGTCGTAGAGGACCATAATGAT GTGCTTCCACATATCTATCGAGCCATCTCTTCCAGGCATCTCCCTTACCAGGGTGTCACCATGCTTCATTTTGACTCCCATCCCGACATGCAGATAGCCACCGAGCTTGATGCAGACACAGTATTTGATAAATATGAGCTGTTCAG TGCCCTCAGCATTGAGAACTGGATTCTACCAGCAGTGTATGCCGGCCACATTCGTCACCTCGTCTGGATTAAACCACCCTGGGCAGACCAGCTaccagagggcagcagacaggTGGTTGTTGGAAAGCACAAGGAGTCAAAGAAACTCAG aaTAACTTGGCCGGACGGTTACTTCATGAGCGATTGTCTGTATGCCCCAAAAGAGGACTTGGAATGTACCAAAGATCTTTCAGTTGACGTGGTTACCATGGATACAGACATAGTACCAAGACAATCAAACACAGCTCCAGCCGATTTTAAAACGAAAACAGACAACCCACCGCAGTCTCGTAATTCACCAAATCAGGAAAGCTGTTCCAGTTGTGGTTGTATGCCTGACCGTTCCATTTCCCAGTCAACTTGCGCCTCTGACAGGAATACACAGAGCTTAGAAAGCGAGGGCGCTGTTCTCGCAAAGTCAGGTTGCCGTTCttgcaaagaaaacaaagaaagtgATTTGCTTAGACTTAAGAACAGTTCCAAGACAAATGATAATCCGGCATTGAGTGAAACTGAGGGAACACAAACTTATAAAGGCCACGATAAACTTACTTCAGATGATGTTTGCGTAACTGCTAGTGCTGCTATGGAAAGAGGGAATGCAACCATTTTGGACATCGATTTGGATTTCTTTTCAACGAGAAATCCCTTCAAGGAAATTTACCCAGAG accCAATTTCGTCAGTTGGAGGATCTGTATCGCTTTGAAGGCCCAGTAGATGACAGTGAATCAGCATTAAGAGACTGCACAGACGAGCGAGCTACACAGCTGAAGGAGCTTGAGTTGGCTTTGAGATTGGTCATAAACGGGGAGGAGAAAACCAAAGAAGTGTCCGACGAAAG ATTCAAGCAAGTGAAATCCTTCATCGACGCTCTCCGTCCATCGTTGACCAGTGAACCCCTTGATGCTGAGATGATCCACATGGCTGGTCTGACCTGCGATGACAACGGGGAACTCCCCCATCACGTCAGCACCGAGGCAGAGATTGACAGCCTCATGGTTGCTACGGAGACACTGCTGTCAAGTTTACCCAAACCAGTCATAGTGACTGTTGCCAG GTCTTCACATGATGATTACTGCCCACCTGAGCAAGTTGACCAAATCCAACAGAAGCTTCTGAAGATTCTTCAGAATACCTACGGAAAACTTGATGTCCACTTGGACTACAGCAACCAAGTAGACAGCTAA
- the LOC117289692 gene encoding UPF0489 protein C5orf22 homolog isoform X4, with amino-acid sequence MLHFDSHPDMQIATELDADTVFDKYELFSALSIENWILPAVYAGHIRHLVWIKPPWADQLPEGSRQVVVGKHKESKKLRITWPDGYFMSDCLYAPKEDLECTKDLSVDVVTMDTDIVPRQSNTAPADFKTKTDNPPQSRNSPNQESCSSCGCMPDRSISQSTCASDRNTQSLESEGAVLAKSGCRSCKENKESDLLRLKNSSKTNDNPALSETEGTQTYKGHDKLTSDDVCVTASAAMERGNATILDIDLDFFSTRNPFKEIYPETQFRQLEDLYRFEGPVDDSESALRDCTDERATQLKELELALRLVINGEEKTKEVSDERFKQVKSFIDALRPSLTSEPLDAEMIHMAGLTCDDNGELPHHVSTEAEIDSLMVATETLLSSLPKPVIVTVARSSHDDYCPPEQVDQIQQKLLKILQNTYGKLDVHLDYSNQVDS; translated from the exons ATGCTTCATTTTGACTCCCATCCCGACATGCAGATAGCCACCGAGCTTGATGCAGACACAGTATTTGATAAATATGAGCTGTTCAG TGCCCTCAGCATTGAGAACTGGATTCTACCAGCAGTGTATGCCGGCCACATTCGTCACCTCGTCTGGATTAAACCACCCTGGGCAGACCAGCTaccagagggcagcagacaggTGGTTGTTGGAAAGCACAAGGAGTCAAAGAAACTCAG aaTAACTTGGCCGGACGGTTACTTCATGAGCGATTGTCTGTATGCCCCAAAAGAGGACTTGGAATGTACCAAAGATCTTTCAGTTGACGTGGTTACCATGGATACAGACATAGTACCAAGACAATCAAACACAGCTCCAGCCGATTTTAAAACGAAAACAGACAACCCACCGCAGTCTCGTAATTCACCAAATCAGGAAAGCTGTTCCAGTTGTGGTTGTATGCCTGACCGTTCCATTTCCCAGTCAACTTGCGCCTCTGACAGGAATACACAGAGCTTAGAAAGCGAGGGCGCTGTTCTCGCAAAGTCAGGTTGCCGTTCttgcaaagaaaacaaagaaagtgATTTGCTTAGACTTAAGAACAGTTCCAAGACAAATGATAATCCGGCATTGAGTGAAACTGAGGGAACACAAACTTATAAAGGCCACGATAAACTTACTTCAGATGATGTTTGCGTAACTGCTAGTGCTGCTATGGAAAGAGGGAATGCAACCATTTTGGACATCGATTTGGATTTCTTTTCAACGAGAAATCCCTTCAAGGAAATTTACCCAGAG accCAATTTCGTCAGTTGGAGGATCTGTATCGCTTTGAAGGCCCAGTAGATGACAGTGAATCAGCATTAAGAGACTGCACAGACGAGCGAGCTACACAGCTGAAGGAGCTTGAGTTGGCTTTGAGATTGGTCATAAACGGGGAGGAGAAAACCAAAGAAGTGTCCGACGAAAG ATTCAAGCAAGTGAAATCCTTCATCGACGCTCTCCGTCCATCGTTGACCAGTGAACCCCTTGATGCTGAGATGATCCACATGGCTGGTCTGACCTGCGATGACAACGGGGAACTCCCCCATCACGTCAGCACCGAGGCAGAGATTGACAGCCTCATGGTTGCTACGGAGACACTGCTGTCAAGTTTACCCAAACCAGTCATAGTGACTGTTGCCAG GTCTTCACATGATGATTACTGCCCACCTGAGCAAGTTGACCAAATCCAACAGAAGCTTCTGAAGATTCTTCAGAATACCTACGGAAAACTTGATGTCCACTTGGACTACAGCAACCAAGTAGACAGCTAA
- the LOC117289692 gene encoding UPF0489 protein C5orf22 homolog isoform X3, with protein MEVPPCMVLPHIYRAISSRHLPYQGVTMLHFDSHPDMQIATELDADTVFDKYELFSALSIENWILPAVYAGHIRHLVWIKPPWADQLPEGSRQVVVGKHKESKKLRITWPDGYFMSDCLYAPKEDLECTKDLSVDVVTMDTDIVPRQSNTAPADFKTKTDNPPQSRNSPNQESCSSCGCMPDRSISQSTCASDRNTQSLESEGAVLAKSGCRSCKENKESDLLRLKNSSKTNDNPALSETEGTQTYKGHDKLTSDDVCVTASAAMERGNATILDIDLDFFSTRNPFKEIYPETQFRQLEDLYRFEGPVDDSESALRDCTDERATQLKELELALRLVINGEEKTKEVSDERFKQVKSFIDALRPSLTSEPLDAEMIHMAGLTCDDNGELPHHVSTEAEIDSLMVATETLLSSLPKPVIVTVARSSHDDYCPPEQVDQIQQKLLKILQNTYGKLDVHLDYSNQVDS; from the exons ATGGAGGTTCCTCCATGCATG GTGCTTCCACATATCTATCGAGCCATCTCTTCCAGGCATCTCCCTTACCAGGGTGTCACCATGCTTCATTTTGACTCCCATCCCGACATGCAGATAGCCACCGAGCTTGATGCAGACACAGTATTTGATAAATATGAGCTGTTCAG TGCCCTCAGCATTGAGAACTGGATTCTACCAGCAGTGTATGCCGGCCACATTCGTCACCTCGTCTGGATTAAACCACCCTGGGCAGACCAGCTaccagagggcagcagacaggTGGTTGTTGGAAAGCACAAGGAGTCAAAGAAACTCAG aaTAACTTGGCCGGACGGTTACTTCATGAGCGATTGTCTGTATGCCCCAAAAGAGGACTTGGAATGTACCAAAGATCTTTCAGTTGACGTGGTTACCATGGATACAGACATAGTACCAAGACAATCAAACACAGCTCCAGCCGATTTTAAAACGAAAACAGACAACCCACCGCAGTCTCGTAATTCACCAAATCAGGAAAGCTGTTCCAGTTGTGGTTGTATGCCTGACCGTTCCATTTCCCAGTCAACTTGCGCCTCTGACAGGAATACACAGAGCTTAGAAAGCGAGGGCGCTGTTCTCGCAAAGTCAGGTTGCCGTTCttgcaaagaaaacaaagaaagtgATTTGCTTAGACTTAAGAACAGTTCCAAGACAAATGATAATCCGGCATTGAGTGAAACTGAGGGAACACAAACTTATAAAGGCCACGATAAACTTACTTCAGATGATGTTTGCGTAACTGCTAGTGCTGCTATGGAAAGAGGGAATGCAACCATTTTGGACATCGATTTGGATTTCTTTTCAACGAGAAATCCCTTCAAGGAAATTTACCCAGAG accCAATTTCGTCAGTTGGAGGATCTGTATCGCTTTGAAGGCCCAGTAGATGACAGTGAATCAGCATTAAGAGACTGCACAGACGAGCGAGCTACACAGCTGAAGGAGCTTGAGTTGGCTTTGAGATTGGTCATAAACGGGGAGGAGAAAACCAAAGAAGTGTCCGACGAAAG ATTCAAGCAAGTGAAATCCTTCATCGACGCTCTCCGTCCATCGTTGACCAGTGAACCCCTTGATGCTGAGATGATCCACATGGCTGGTCTGACCTGCGATGACAACGGGGAACTCCCCCATCACGTCAGCACCGAGGCAGAGATTGACAGCCTCATGGTTGCTACGGAGACACTGCTGTCAAGTTTACCCAAACCAGTCATAGTGACTGTTGCCAG GTCTTCACATGATGATTACTGCCCACCTGAGCAAGTTGACCAAATCCAACAGAAGCTTCTGAAGATTCTTCAGAATACCTACGGAAAACTTGATGTCCACTTGGACTACAGCAACCAAGTAGACAGCTAA
- the LOC117289692 gene encoding UPF0489 protein C5orf22 homolog isoform X2, with amino-acid sequence MGSLLNCGHCIALVLPHIYRAISSRHLPYQGVTMLHFDSHPDMQIATELDADTVFDKYELFSALSIENWILPAVYAGHIRHLVWIKPPWADQLPEGSRQVVVGKHKESKKLRITWPDGYFMSDCLYAPKEDLECTKDLSVDVVTMDTDIVPRQSNTAPADFKTKTDNPPQSRNSPNQESCSSCGCMPDRSISQSTCASDRNTQSLESEGAVLAKSGCRSCKENKESDLLRLKNSSKTNDNPALSETEGTQTYKGHDKLTSDDVCVTASAAMERGNATILDIDLDFFSTRNPFKEIYPETQFRQLEDLYRFEGPVDDSESALRDCTDERATQLKELELALRLVINGEEKTKEVSDERFKQVKSFIDALRPSLTSEPLDAEMIHMAGLTCDDNGELPHHVSTEAEIDSLMVATETLLSSLPKPVIVTVARSSHDDYCPPEQVDQIQQKLLKILQNTYGKLDVHLDYSNQVDS; translated from the exons ATGGGAAGCCTACTGAACTGTGGTCACTGcatagccctg GTGCTTCCACATATCTATCGAGCCATCTCTTCCAGGCATCTCCCTTACCAGGGTGTCACCATGCTTCATTTTGACTCCCATCCCGACATGCAGATAGCCACCGAGCTTGATGCAGACACAGTATTTGATAAATATGAGCTGTTCAG TGCCCTCAGCATTGAGAACTGGATTCTACCAGCAGTGTATGCCGGCCACATTCGTCACCTCGTCTGGATTAAACCACCCTGGGCAGACCAGCTaccagagggcagcagacaggTGGTTGTTGGAAAGCACAAGGAGTCAAAGAAACTCAG aaTAACTTGGCCGGACGGTTACTTCATGAGCGATTGTCTGTATGCCCCAAAAGAGGACTTGGAATGTACCAAAGATCTTTCAGTTGACGTGGTTACCATGGATACAGACATAGTACCAAGACAATCAAACACAGCTCCAGCCGATTTTAAAACGAAAACAGACAACCCACCGCAGTCTCGTAATTCACCAAATCAGGAAAGCTGTTCCAGTTGTGGTTGTATGCCTGACCGTTCCATTTCCCAGTCAACTTGCGCCTCTGACAGGAATACACAGAGCTTAGAAAGCGAGGGCGCTGTTCTCGCAAAGTCAGGTTGCCGTTCttgcaaagaaaacaaagaaagtgATTTGCTTAGACTTAAGAACAGTTCCAAGACAAATGATAATCCGGCATTGAGTGAAACTGAGGGAACACAAACTTATAAAGGCCACGATAAACTTACTTCAGATGATGTTTGCGTAACTGCTAGTGCTGCTATGGAAAGAGGGAATGCAACCATTTTGGACATCGATTTGGATTTCTTTTCAACGAGAAATCCCTTCAAGGAAATTTACCCAGAG accCAATTTCGTCAGTTGGAGGATCTGTATCGCTTTGAAGGCCCAGTAGATGACAGTGAATCAGCATTAAGAGACTGCACAGACGAGCGAGCTACACAGCTGAAGGAGCTTGAGTTGGCTTTGAGATTGGTCATAAACGGGGAGGAGAAAACCAAAGAAGTGTCCGACGAAAG ATTCAAGCAAGTGAAATCCTTCATCGACGCTCTCCGTCCATCGTTGACCAGTGAACCCCTTGATGCTGAGATGATCCACATGGCTGGTCTGACCTGCGATGACAACGGGGAACTCCCCCATCACGTCAGCACCGAGGCAGAGATTGACAGCCTCATGGTTGCTACGGAGACACTGCTGTCAAGTTTACCCAAACCAGTCATAGTGACTGTTGCCAG GTCTTCACATGATGATTACTGCCCACCTGAGCAAGTTGACCAAATCCAACAGAAGCTTCTGAAGATTCTTCAGAATACCTACGGAAAACTTGATGTCCACTTGGACTACAGCAACCAAGTAGACAGCTAA